In a genomic window of Fusobacterium perfoetens ATCC 29250:
- a CDS encoding C4-dicarboxylate TRAP transporter substrate-binding protein — MKKILCVSMLLGTLLVGGCGGEKKEVVNEKNDVIVLQFGHDNNPGDPVQEAALYWAKILDERSNGTMKLEVFPSGQLGSKSDLIDQMLAGDAIAAIGNGPFYADRGVPDLGIMQAPYLFENWEQLDKLVASDWWKEQMTQLESKGMKIIGENWRYGVRHTITTKPVKSVKDLKGMKIRTQNSTIHVKGFEVLGATPTPMALSEVYTSLQQGTIEGLENPLSVIYSGKYQEVAKNLMLDGHIRDLSSIVVGTSFFNSLTKEQQELLISTCREAGDYQNKLAEQADIDCLEKLKKEGVKVTEIDFDEFNEKAKPFYQYKEITETWSKGLLERIKEIIK, encoded by the coding sequence ATGAAAAAAATTTTATGTGTATCAATGTTATTAGGAACTTTACTTGTTGGAGGATGTGGAGGCGAAAAAAAAGAAGTTGTTAATGAAAAAAATGATGTAATTGTATTACAATTTGGACATGATAATAATCCTGGAGATCCTGTTCAAGAGGCAGCTCTTTATTGGGCAAAAATTTTAGATGAACGTAGTAACGGAACAATGAAATTAGAAGTTTTTCCATCAGGACAATTAGGTTCTAAAAGTGATTTAATAGATCAAATGTTAGCAGGGGATGCCATTGCAGCAATAGGAAATGGACCTTTTTATGCAGATAGAGGAGTTCCTGACTTAGGAATAATGCAAGCACCATATTTATTTGAAAATTGGGAACAATTAGATAAATTAGTTGCAAGCGACTGGTGGAAAGAACAAATGACTCAATTAGAAAGCAAAGGAATGAAAATAATAGGAGAAAATTGGAGATATGGGGTTAGACATACTATAACAACTAAGCCAGTTAAAAGTGTAAAAGATTTAAAAGGAATGAAAATTCGTACGCAAAATAGTACTATTCATGTTAAAGGATTTGAAGTATTGGGAGCAACACCAACTCCAATGGCTTTATCAGAAGTTTACACATCATTACAACAAGGAACTATTGAAGGATTAGAAAATCCATTATCAGTTATTTATAGTGGAAAATATCAAGAAGTTGCTAAAAATTTAATGTTAGATGGTCATATCAGAGATTTATCTTCTATTGTTGTAGGAACATCTTTCTTTAATAGTTTAACAAAAGAACAACAAGAGTTATTAATTTCTACTTGTAGAGAAGCAGGAGATTATCAAAATAAATTAGCAGAACAAGCGGATATTGATTGTTTAGAGAAATTGAAAAAAGAAGGAGTTAAAGTAACAGAAATAGATTTTGATGAGTTTAATGAAAAAGCGAAACCTTTCTATCAATATAAAGAAATAACAGAAACTTGGTCTAAAGGATTACTAGAAAGAATTAAAGAAATCATAAAATAA
- a CDS encoding IclR family transcriptional regulator → MNKSTLKTLEILEIIASSKKGMTISEISKELEIPRSSVDDIVKALLKKEYIYQESEENKRYILGNKILELSLSVKNKREIIDVVNPFLKKLNEEYNETIFLALKDGDYVLYVGKIESTKNIKITAVLGSKKSLYYTGLGKAILSTFTEKEIEEYIQRIKLVAKTKYTIIDPYKLKKDILEAKERGYSKDYREGDEDISCVAAPLFQDGKVIGAISIAGLYGNVSENEMKKRGEKIKEVANKISILLG, encoded by the coding sequence ATGAATAAATCAACTTTAAAAACTCTAGAAATTTTAGAAATTATAGCTTCCTCAAAAAAAGGAATGACAATTTCAGAGATATCAAAAGAATTGGAAATTCCTAGAAGTTCTGTAGATGATATAGTAAAAGCTTTATTAAAAAAAGAGTACATATATCAAGAGTCGGAAGAGAATAAAAGATATATATTAGGAAATAAAATATTAGAATTATCTTTATCTGTAAAAAATAAAAGAGAAATTATAGACGTTGTTAATCCATTTTTAAAAAAATTAAATGAAGAATATAATGAAACTATTTTTTTAGCTCTTAAAGATGGCGATTATGTTTTATATGTTGGAAAAATAGAAAGTACAAAAAATATAAAAATAACAGCAGTTCTAGGAAGTAAAAAATCTTTATATTATACAGGATTAGGAAAAGCTATTCTATCAACATTTACAGAAAAAGAAATCGAAGAATATATTCAAAGAATAAAGTTAGTAGCAAAAACTAAATATACAATAATAGACCCATATAAATTAAAAAAAGATATATTAGAGGCTAAAGAAAGAGGTTATTCAAAAGACTATCGTGAAGGAGATGAAGATATTTCTTGTGTGGCTGCTCCTTTATTTCAAGATGGAAAGGTTATAGGAGCTATAAGTATTGCTGGATTATATGGAAATGTTTCAGAAAATGAAATGAAAAAAAGAGGAGAAAAAATAAAAGAAGTAGCAAATAAAATATCAATTTTATTAGGATAA
- a CDS encoding 2-dehydro-3-deoxygalactonokinase — protein MKKIIAIDAGTSNLRIRIIKDKKIIFEKKSPNGVKIGKELFIQNLYEFLKKIFEENKLEKEDIEYIVASGMITSSLGLKEVKHIKVPVNLKKIREKIEVCKLKEFNILLIPGIKVEKQYFLEDNLKSIDVIRGEETEVFGILDKLDTKEDFILLLPGSHNKIIEIREKNVVDFTTTMSGELYEVLTKNTILKNSVEGKFCNKINEKFLLLGYEMSKKYGINQSTFMLRGLDLAQNLSLEEKENYLLGIIIEGDIKAIYKNNYQNKYNKIVIVGNNIISNALYLILKKLNIFSDIELILENDFSVKGAMKILKEE, from the coding sequence ATGAAAAAAATAATAGCAATAGATGCTGGAACATCGAATTTAAGAATAAGAATTATTAAAGATAAAAAAATAATTTTTGAAAAAAAATCACCGAATGGAGTAAAAATAGGTAAAGAATTATTTATTCAAAATTTATATGAGTTTTTAAAAAAAATTTTTGAGGAAAATAAACTTGAAAAAGAAGATATTGAATATATTGTCGCTTCTGGAATGATCACTTCTTCCTTAGGATTAAAAGAAGTTAAACATATAAAAGTTCCAGTGAATTTAAAAAAGATAAGAGAAAAAATAGAAGTTTGCAAATTAAAAGAGTTTAATATTTTGTTAATTCCTGGAATAAAAGTTGAAAAACAATATTTTTTAGAAGATAACTTAAAAAGTATAGATGTTATTAGAGGAGAAGAAACGGAAGTTTTTGGAATATTAGATAAACTTGATACAAAAGAAGATTTTATACTACTTTTACCAGGGTCTCATAATAAAATTATTGAAATAAGAGAAAAAAATGTGGTTGATTTTACAACAACAATGAGTGGAGAATTATATGAGGTATTAACTAAAAATACTATTTTAAAAAATTCTGTAGAAGGAAAGTTTTGTAATAAAATAAATGAAAAATTTTTGTTATTAGGTTATGAGATGAGTAAAAAATATGGTATAAATCAATCTACATTTATGTTACGTGGGCTTGATTTAGCTCAAAATTTATCATTAGAAGAAAAAGAAAATTATTTACTTGGAATAATAATAGAGGGAGATATAAAAGCTATTTATAAAAATAATTATCAAAATAAATATAACAAGATTGTAATAGTAGGTAATAATATAATTTCTAATGCTTTGTATCTAATCTTAAAAAAATTAAATATATTTTCTGATATTGAATTAATTTTAGAAAATGATTTTTCAGTAAAAGGAGCAATGAAAATTTTAAAAGAGGAGTAA
- a CDS encoding bifunctional 4-hydroxy-2-oxoglutarate aldolase/2-dehydro-3-deoxy-phosphogluconate aldolase, with the protein MNDIKEIIKAEKIVTILRNVPTLHLEKLLEILKEEKIKVLEIALNSNDIEEQFKILKKYENDFIIGAGTVTTKERLKFAIKNNVKFILTPNTDEEILKEVEKTNILCVCGFLTPSEAAIALKYKCCKILKLFPANEMPMTYLKALKGPLNNFDCMAVGGVSEKNMNEFFKRGFCSVGLGSSLIDNKLIKENKFEELREKIKNTKNILKNIEATKI; encoded by the coding sequence ATGAATGATATAAAAGAAATTATAAAAGCAGAGAAAATTGTTACGATTTTAAGAAATGTTCCAACACTTCATTTAGAAAAACTTCTTGAAATTTTAAAAGAAGAAAAAATAAAAGTTTTAGAAATTGCACTAAATAGTAATGATATCGAAGAACAATTTAAAATTCTAAAAAAGTATGAAAATGATTTTATAATAGGCGCAGGAACAGTTACTACTAAAGAAAGATTAAAATTTGCAATAAAAAATAATGTAAAATTTATTTTAACTCCAAATACAGATGAAGAAATTTTAAAGGAAGTAGAAAAAACAAATATTTTATGTGTTTGTGGTTTTTTAACTCCTTCTGAAGCTGCAATAGCATTGAAATACAAATGTTGTAAAATTTTAAAATTATTCCCAGCAAATGAAATGCCTATGACATATTTAAAGGCTTTAAAAGGACCATTAAATAATTTCGATTGTATGGCAGTTGGTGGAGTTTCTGAAAAAAATATGAATGAATTTTTTAAAAGAGGTTTTTGTAGTGTAGGCTTAGGAAGTTCTCTTATAGATAATAAATTAATAAAAGAAAATAAATTTGAAGAATTAAGAGAAAAGATTAAAAATACAAAAAATATTTTAAAAAATATAGAGGCGACAAAAATATGA